A window from Cryobacterium sp. PAMC25264 encodes these proteins:
- a CDS encoding DUF3500 domain-containing protein has protein sequence MYAPGNTCDFSTGTGLTGVDLTGEQKQLLLDVIANWAGMADEETTATALAAIEAALDETVIAWSGETTYDMSIGDGISFSISGPNVYIAFEAQQGLAGADVDGVTTSGWGHVHTIYRDPTNDYADSVTQQAATGGMGGGTRPDGASAPTN, from the coding sequence ATGTATGCGCCGGGGAACACCTGCGACTTCTCCACCGGCACCGGACTCACCGGTGTCGACCTCACTGGAGAGCAGAAGCAGCTCCTCCTCGACGTCATCGCCAACTGGGCCGGTATGGCCGATGAGGAGACCACCGCGACGGCACTGGCCGCGATCGAAGCCGCCCTCGACGAGACTGTCATCGCCTGGTCCGGCGAGACGACATACGACATGAGCATCGGTGACGGCATCTCCTTCTCGATATCGGGCCCGAACGTGTACATCGCGTTCGAGGCTCAGCAGGGCTTGGCCGGCGCGGACGTCGACGGGGTCACCACCTCCGGGTGGGGCCACGTACACACCATCTACCGCGACCCGACCAACGACTACGCCGACAGCGTCACCCAGCAGGCCGCCACCGGCGGCATGGGCGGCGGAACTCGGCCCGACGGAGCAAGTGCCCCGACGAACTGA
- the nagA gene encoding N-acetylglucosamine-6-phosphate deacetylase → MTETLSQTTLIRAARAVDAHRIIDDVWVLIAGTTIQAVGSGRDAPAAHRVVELGETTLVPGFIDLHGHGGADGAYDNGPDEIAAALAMHRRHGTTRAVLSLVANPLPMLARSLDSIREAMSNDPLILGAHLEGPFLSPDNHGAHQPDHLLEPSRANVNELLNRGQGVLAQITIAPELVGAYDAIKQIVDGGVVAAVGHTVASQHITRRAFDAGATVLTHAFNAMPGIHHREPGPIMAAAEDDSVTLELILDGVHVAPIVARTLFQAVPGRVALITDAMAAAGSPDGAYRLGSLDVTVADGIARVDGTETIAGSTLTQDSALRMAVGQVGLSLTDAVTALTATPAAALGLSDRLGYLAPGFAADLVGLTADLTVSHVWADGNQLALRQAAHF, encoded by the coding sequence GTGACTGAGACGTTATCGCAGACGACGCTGATACGCGCGGCACGCGCGGTGGACGCGCACAGAATCATCGACGACGTCTGGGTGCTCATCGCCGGGACCACGATCCAGGCTGTCGGCAGCGGACGGGACGCGCCGGCCGCGCACCGTGTGGTCGAGCTGGGGGAGACGACGCTCGTCCCCGGCTTCATCGACCTCCATGGGCACGGTGGTGCGGATGGCGCCTACGACAACGGGCCGGACGAGATCGCTGCTGCGCTTGCCATGCACCGGCGGCACGGTACGACACGCGCCGTGCTGAGCCTGGTCGCCAACCCCCTTCCGATGCTGGCCCGATCGCTCGACAGCATCCGGGAAGCGATGTCCAACGATCCGTTGATACTCGGCGCCCATCTGGAAGGACCGTTCCTCTCTCCCGACAACCACGGCGCGCACCAACCGGACCATCTCCTTGAGCCATCGCGAGCGAACGTGAATGAGCTCCTGAATCGCGGCCAAGGGGTGCTCGCCCAAATCACCATCGCGCCCGAACTCGTCGGCGCGTATGACGCGATCAAACAAATCGTTGACGGCGGCGTCGTCGCGGCGGTCGGTCACACCGTCGCCTCCCAGCACATCACACGGAGGGCGTTCGACGCCGGAGCGACAGTGCTCACTCATGCTTTCAATGCCATGCCGGGCATCCACCATCGCGAGCCGGGGCCGATCATGGCGGCGGCAGAGGATGACAGTGTCACGTTGGAACTTATCCTCGATGGAGTTCACGTTGCCCCGATCGTCGCCCGCACACTCTTCCAGGCGGTGCCGGGCCGCGTCGCGTTGATCACAGATGCGATGGCGGCGGCGGGTTCACCTGACGGTGCGTATCGGCTCGGCTCGCTGGACGTGACCGTCGCGGACGGCATCGCGCGCGTCGACGGGACAGAAACCATCGCAGGTTCTACCCTCACTCAGGACTCGGCACTTCGGATGGCTGTCGGTCAGGTCGGCCTGAGCTTGACCGACGCCGTCACCGCCCTCACTGCCACACCTGCGGCTGCGCTCGGGCTGTCGGACCGGCTCGGATACCTCGCTCCCGGATTCGCCGCAGACCTCGTGGGCCTCACCGCTGATCTCACGGTTTCCCACGTCTGGGCTGACGGTAATCAGCTTGCTCTGCGACAAGCCGCACATTTTTAA
- a CDS encoding N-acetylmannosamine-6-phosphate 2-epimerase, whose amino-acid sequence MTNSSVLDSLRGGLVVSCQALPGEPLFVDHGGVMPLLATAAAQAGAVAIRSNSTRDVREIKAAVRLPVIGLIKKQYPPFEPFITATMAEVDALVAAGADIVALDLTHRDRVDGLSPAEFIAQIRAEHKGLVLMADIATLDEGLAAAEAGVDFVGTTLSGYTPQSTGSPAPNFGLVEQLASRTDVPIIAEGRIRTPEQARQMIDLGAFCVVVGGAITRPLEIAAEFVDALA is encoded by the coding sequence ATGACTAATTCCAGCGTTCTAGACAGCCTGCGTGGCGGTCTCGTGGTTTCCTGCCAGGCCTTGCCGGGCGAGCCACTATTCGTCGATCACGGCGGCGTGATGCCGCTCTTGGCCACTGCCGCCGCACAGGCCGGAGCGGTGGCGATTCGATCCAACTCGACGCGTGACGTCCGCGAGATCAAGGCAGCTGTACGGCTCCCGGTGATCGGGCTGATCAAGAAGCAGTACCCACCGTTTGAGCCGTTCATCACTGCGACCATGGCCGAGGTGGATGCCTTAGTCGCAGCGGGGGCGGACATCGTCGCTCTGGATCTCACTCATCGTGACCGCGTTGACGGTCTGAGCCCCGCCGAATTCATCGCGCAGATCCGTGCCGAACACAAGGGTCTGGTTCTCATGGCAGACATTGCCACTCTCGATGAAGGCCTTGCCGCTGCAGAAGCCGGGGTCGACTTCGTCGGTACGACCCTCAGCGGCTATACGCCTCAGTCCACTGGATCACCGGCTCCGAACTTCGGGCTGGTCGAACAACTGGCGTCCAGGACGGACGTGCCGATCATCGCGGAAGGCCGCATCCGGACCCCGGAGCAGGCTCGTCAGATGATCGATCTCGGCGCTTTCTGCGTGGTGGTCGGTGGCGCGATCACTCGGCCGCTGGAAATCGCCGCCGAGTTCGTCGACGCCCTCGCCTAA
- a CDS encoding PTS transporter subunit EIIC yields MFKQFQKIGKAFMLPIAILPAAGLLLGVGGALSNPNTVLAFPALDNPVLQGIFGVMSAAGSTIFNNLALLLSIGLCIGLAKRDKGTAALAGIVGYLVMTATITAMLDIFKPGSEPVDTGVVGALVIGATAVFLHNRYRNIELPAVLGFFGGSRFVPIVTAFAAIFVGIFFFLTWPPIQQGMVSAGTWMAGLGPLGTFFYGFGMRLSGAVGLHHMIYPLFWFTPLGGTELVNGVSVSGAQKIFFAQLADPNHVGLFTEGTRYFSGRFATMMFGLPAACLAMWHCIPKGRRAKYTGLFLSVALTSFITGITEPIEFMFLFVAPLLYVFHAFLDGVSFFLADILDIRLGNTFSGGAIDFTLFGILQGNDQTNWLLVLPIGAVWFALYYFSFRFAIKRFKIGTPGHLEDTIGAIEPEAQDDPALVPVTVGGGGETTIQKEAARVLEALGGAANLEEVDACITRLRVSVKDPTKVDKPALRKLGATDVFEVRGGVQAVYGGKAILYKSAINESLGLDD; encoded by the coding sequence GTGTTCAAACAATTCCAGAAGATCGGCAAAGCGTTCATGCTGCCTATCGCCATCCTGCCAGCCGCCGGGCTTCTGCTCGGCGTCGGCGGTGCACTGTCCAATCCGAATACGGTCTTGGCCTTCCCTGCGTTGGACAACCCGGTCCTACAGGGAATCTTCGGTGTCATGTCCGCCGCGGGATCGACGATCTTCAACAACCTCGCACTACTTCTCTCCATCGGTCTCTGCATCGGCCTCGCGAAGCGCGACAAGGGGACCGCCGCCCTGGCCGGCATCGTCGGATACCTGGTCATGACCGCCACCATCACAGCGATGCTGGACATCTTCAAGCCCGGTTCTGAACCCGTGGACACCGGCGTCGTGGGCGCGCTCGTCATTGGCGCCACTGCTGTCTTCCTGCATAACCGCTACCGCAACATCGAACTGCCGGCGGTACTCGGCTTCTTCGGCGGATCCCGCTTCGTGCCTATCGTCACGGCCTTCGCAGCGATTTTCGTGGGCATCTTCTTCTTCCTCACCTGGCCACCGATTCAGCAAGGCATGGTGTCTGCCGGCACGTGGATGGCTGGCCTCGGTCCTCTGGGGACGTTCTTCTACGGTTTCGGGATGCGCCTCAGCGGCGCCGTGGGCCTGCACCACATGATCTACCCCCTGTTCTGGTTCACGCCACTGGGCGGAACCGAATTGGTCAACGGAGTCTCGGTCTCGGGAGCTCAGAAGATCTTCTTCGCACAGCTCGCCGACCCCAATCACGTGGGACTGTTCACCGAGGGCACACGCTACTTCTCCGGTCGTTTTGCGACCATGATGTTCGGCCTTCCGGCTGCCTGCCTCGCCATGTGGCACTGCATCCCCAAGGGCCGTCGCGCCAAGTACACCGGCCTGTTCCTTTCCGTCGCGCTGACTTCGTTCATCACGGGCATCACCGAACCCATCGAATTCATGTTCCTTTTCGTCGCACCCCTGCTCTACGTCTTCCATGCCTTCCTGGACGGCGTCTCCTTCTTCCTCGCCGACATCCTGGACATTCGTCTCGGCAACACGTTCTCTGGTGGCGCGATCGACTTCACGCTCTTTGGCATCCTGCAAGGCAACGACCAGACCAACTGGCTCCTGGTGCTGCCCATCGGTGCGGTCTGGTTCGCCCTGTACTACTTCTCCTTCCGCTTCGCCATCAAACGGTTCAAGATCGGCACTCCGGGACATCTGGAGGACACCATCGGAGCCATCGAGCCGGAAGCCCAGGACGACCCCGCACTCGTACCCGTCACGGTGGGCGGCGGCGGCGAGACCACGATCCAAAAGGAAGCCGCCAGGGTCCTTGAGGCCTTGGGCGGGGCAGCCAACCTCGAAGAGGTGGACGCCTGCATCACCCGCCTGCGCGTCTCCGTGAAGGACCCCACCAAAGTTGACAAGCCCGCGCTGCGCAAACTGGGAGCGACGGACGTGTTCGAAGTGCGGGGCGGTGTCCAAGCGGTCTACGGCGGCAAAGCCATTTTGTACAAGAGCGCAATCAATGAAAGCCTCGGCCTGGACGACTAA
- a CDS encoding PRD domain-containing protein, whose translation MDVTLGKSATIKRVYNNNVLLATEADSTEVVLLGKGIGFQRRPGETVDTSLADQRFVDEGLYLAPQLADLLSEASSDHIAVAQTITELGHAALGLEPRQSLMIPVLDHLTFAVRRAQEGTHIDFPLRWEVAQLYPAEAALGRQVVALVNDSLGVQLQDDEWVAFALHFVNQQWTKGDFSKTVAMTETISRVFLRLAERWGWPIDENASSAARFVTHLRYVFARAASDKQLQTSRLDVLSAVQLAYPEAAEAALDIAALIGDAINRVITKDEISYLALHTTRLYVEMTEHQ comes from the coding sequence ATGGACGTAACGCTGGGAAAATCGGCCACCATCAAGCGCGTCTATAACAACAACGTGCTGCTCGCCACGGAAGCCGACAGCACTGAAGTCGTGTTACTGGGCAAAGGAATCGGTTTCCAGCGCCGACCGGGTGAAACCGTGGACACTTCCTTGGCCGATCAACGTTTCGTCGACGAAGGGCTCTACCTCGCCCCTCAACTGGCGGACCTGCTCAGCGAGGCATCCTCAGACCACATCGCGGTCGCTCAGACAATCACCGAGTTGGGCCACGCTGCACTGGGCCTTGAGCCCCGACAATCGCTGATGATCCCGGTTCTTGACCACCTCACTTTTGCGGTGCGTCGGGCGCAGGAAGGCACTCATATCGACTTCCCACTCCGGTGGGAGGTTGCGCAGCTCTACCCTGCAGAGGCAGCTCTGGGGCGTCAGGTTGTGGCACTGGTAAACGACAGTCTGGGCGTCCAGCTGCAGGATGACGAGTGGGTGGCTTTCGCGCTGCACTTCGTGAACCAGCAGTGGACGAAGGGGGACTTTTCGAAGACCGTCGCCATGACCGAAACCATCAGCCGGGTGTTCCTTCGTCTGGCGGAACGCTGGGGCTGGCCGATCGATGAGAACGCAAGCAGCGCCGCGCGCTTCGTGACGCATCTCCGTTACGTCTTTGCGCGGGCCGCCAGCGACAAGCAACTGCAAACGTCTCGCCTGGACGTACTCAGCGCGGTACAGCTGGCCTATCCCGAAGCTGCCGAGGCCGCATTGGACATCGCCGCGCTGATCGGCGACGCGATCAATCGCGTCATCACGAAGGACGAAATCTCGTATCTCGCCCTGCACACAACGCGTCTCTATGTCGAAATGACTGAGCACCAATGA
- the nagB gene encoding glucosamine-6-phosphate deaminase, whose amino-acid sequence MEIIIVPTPTEVGRVAAARVASVVAMKPSAVIGLATGSSPQGLYSDLKRRVQAGDISFVDAHGFALDEYVGISLDHPESYASVITRDVVVPLGFDPARVQVPDGRANDLESAARAYDAAIRASGGIDVQILGIGTNGHIGFNEPTSSFASRTRIKTLAPLTREANARFFDSIEQVPMHCMTQGLGTILEARQLLLVAQGSAKAKAVAAAIEGPLSSFVPGSALQLHQHATVVLDEAAAAELQLADYYRYTYANKPTWQLDQ is encoded by the coding sequence ATGGAAATCATCATCGTTCCCACGCCGACCGAGGTGGGCCGCGTCGCGGCGGCCAGGGTCGCCTCCGTCGTCGCAATGAAGCCATCGGCCGTCATCGGGCTCGCCACCGGATCAAGCCCCCAGGGGCTTTACAGCGACCTGAAACGACGCGTGCAGGCCGGCGACATCTCGTTCGTCGACGCACACGGGTTCGCTCTTGATGAGTACGTGGGGATCTCGCTCGACCACCCGGAGTCATACGCGAGCGTAATCACCCGTGACGTTGTCGTTCCCCTGGGCTTCGACCCCGCGCGCGTCCAGGTGCCCGACGGCCGGGCCAATGACCTCGAGTCCGCCGCGCGGGCCTATGACGCCGCCATCCGAGCGTCCGGCGGGATCGACGTGCAGATTCTCGGTATCGGCACCAATGGGCACATCGGTTTCAACGAGCCGACGTCGTCGTTCGCCTCACGGACCCGGATCAAAACGCTTGCCCCGCTGACGCGCGAAGCGAACGCGCGATTCTTCGACTCGATCGAGCAGGTGCCGATGCACTGCATGACTCAGGGGCTCGGCACGATCCTCGAGGCACGGCAGCTTCTGCTGGTGGCGCAAGGCTCGGCGAAGGCGAAAGCTGTCGCCGCCGCGATCGAAGGCCCGCTCAGTTCTTTCGTGCCCGGCAGCGCGCTGCAGCTGCACCAGCACGCCACCGTCGTCCTGGACGAAGCTGCGGCGGCGGAGTTGCAACTCGCCGACTACTACCGGTATACATACGCCAACAAGCCGACCTGGCAACTCGACCAGTGA
- a CDS encoding PTS glucose transporter subunit IIA has protein sequence MLNPFKKQKSESVYSPVAGRIVSLDEVPDPVFAQRSVGDGFAVEPSEGSFRSPVDGELVLVAKTLHAFAVRTPEGAEILVHVGIDTVTLKGEGFTGHRQAGETVARGDVIISCDLDTMRSKVPAMVTPVLLTNGAKFAMSAPDFYADGASVITVRRK, from the coding sequence ATGTTAAACCCATTCAAGAAACAGAAGAGCGAATCCGTCTACAGCCCTGTCGCAGGGCGGATCGTCTCTCTCGATGAAGTGCCGGACCCGGTCTTCGCACAGCGATCTGTCGGCGACGGATTTGCCGTCGAACCAAGTGAAGGCTCATTTCGCAGCCCGGTGGACGGCGAGTTGGTTCTGGTCGCCAAGACCCTGCACGCCTTCGCCGTCCGCACGCCCGAGGGGGCGGAGATCCTGGTCCATGTCGGAATCGACACCGTCACCCTCAAGGGCGAAGGATTCACCGGACATCGGCAGGCAGGCGAGACGGTCGCTCGCGGTGACGTGATCATCAGTTGCGACCTCGACACCATGAGGTCGAAGGTGCCGGCCATGGTCACCCCCGTCCTGCTGACCAATGGGGCCAAATTTGCCATGAGTGCGCCGGATTTTTACGCAGACGGCGCCTCCGTGATCACGGTTCGGCGGAAATGA
- a CDS encoding MarR family winged helix-turn-helix transcriptional regulator, which produces MTDSLSDDAAKVLRAPSYRSDQLAALLEVFSVWSSGSFMRGLAAGAGLDLDATSIVAITLLAREGNQRASALATRLRVGASAISKLSNRLSAIELVEKLPDPDDTRATLLRLTPAGTAAARALVQAGDSMMAELMREWPEDDRIQFNRLLRRFRDDAIVHSVRTETAVHPYTEPRKL; this is translated from the coding sequence ATGACTGATTCTCTTTCAGACGATGCCGCGAAAGTCCTGCGTGCACCGTCGTACCGATCCGACCAGCTTGCGGCCCTGCTTGAAGTCTTCTCGGTCTGGTCCTCTGGATCGTTCATGAGGGGTCTCGCTGCGGGCGCCGGGTTGGATCTTGACGCCACGTCCATCGTGGCGATCACGCTGCTCGCACGCGAGGGAAACCAACGGGCGTCCGCGCTGGCTACCCGACTCCGTGTCGGTGCGTCGGCCATCTCTAAACTGAGCAATCGCCTCAGCGCAATCGAGCTTGTCGAGAAACTGCCGGATCCTGACGATACCCGCGCCACTCTCCTGCGCCTCACTCCTGCCGGGACGGCTGCAGCCAGAGCTTTGGTGCAGGCCGGCGACTCGATGATGGCTGAGTTGATGCGCGAGTGGCCCGAAGACGACCGCATCCAGTTCAACCGCCTTCTCCGCAGGTTCCGTGACGACGCCATAGTTCACTCTGTCCGCACTGAAACAGCAGTACATCCCTACACTGAACCCAGAAAGTTGTGA